In the Magnolia sinica isolate HGM2019 chromosome 15, MsV1, whole genome shotgun sequence genome, one interval contains:
- the LOC131226765 gene encoding protein trichome birefringence-like 1: MADGSKQAPNGGNLLKDLKALVSVLRARRTTLFLTYAFMFVFIACTVLLAFNPGRTSSPWINRIFSPNSDSYKSQFSSLLSRFFPDSQRTIPHVAPPPLSSNTSKEFPARNQTQSCPDFSTSKGVPAENQTQQNRDFSSSREIAVRNQTQSCPDFLSSKGVPAHNQTQQNPDFSSSREIVARNQTQPSSKGVPARNETQSSSKGVPARNQTQSSSKGVSARNQTQPSSKEVPARNQTQPSSKEVPARNQTQLGISSSNAALMKRNGTAAAVAEVSGKQRNGTDRGSSGRKWEKLADSLKHCDIFDGKWVKDESYPLYPGGSCPLIDESFDCFLNGRQDNSYQKLRWKPNRCEIPRLNATDMLERLRGKRVVFVGDSLNRNMWESLVCILRNSVQDKSKVFEASGRKEFRTEGSYAFVFKDYNCSVEFFRSPFLVREWEAPESNGTTKETLRLDLIERHSSKYKNADVIIFNTGHWWTHEKTSKGKDYYQEGSHIYGKLNVVEAFRKALTTWARWVDANVNPNKTQVFFRGYSASHFSGGQWNSGGACDRETEPIKNEKYLAPYPPKMNVLERVIRGTKTPINYLNITRLTDYRKDAHPSIYRKKKLTPEERRSPERYQDCSHWCLPGVPDIWNELLYAQLLIKLGRH, translated from the exons ATGGCAGACGGATCGAAGCAGGCCCCAAACGGCGGAAACCTTCTAAAAGACCTAAAAGCCCTCGTTTCCGTCCTACGCGCCAGACGGACGACCCTGTTCCTCACCTACGCCTTCATGTTCGTCTTCATCGCCTGCACCGTTCTCCTCGCTTTCAATCCTGGCCGTACATCGTCTCCGTGGATCAACCGCATCTTCTCCCCGAATTCGGATTCTTATAAATCCcaattttcttctctcctctctcgcTTCTTTCCCGATTCCCAGCGCACGATTCCTCATGTTGCCCCTCCGCCTCTCTCTTCCAACACGTCAAAGGAATTTCCGGCGCGGAACCAGACGCAATCGTGCCCTGATTTTTCGACTTCGAAGGGAGTCCCGGCGGAGAATCAGACGCAACAGAACCGTGATTTTTCGAGTTCGAGGGAAATCGCGGTGCGGAACCAGACGCAATCGTGCcctgattttttgagttcgaaGGGAGTCCCGGCGCATAATCAGACGCAACAGAACCCTGATTTTTCGAGTTCGAGGGAAATCGTGGCGCGGAACCAGACGCAGCCGAGTTCGAAGGGAGTCCCGGCGCGGAACGAGACGCAATCGAGTTCAAAGGGAGTCCCGGCGCGGAACCAGACGCAATCGAGTTCAAAGGGAGTCTCGGCGCGAAACCAGACGCAGCCGAGTTCGAAGGAAGTCCCGGCGCGAAACCAGACGCAGCCGAGTTCGAAGGAAGTCCCGGCGCGGAACCAGACGCAACTGGGCATTTCAAGCTCGAACGCTGCTTTGATGAAGCGGAATGGGACGGCGGCAGCAGTAGCGGAAGTTTCTGGAAAGCAGAGGAATGGGACCGATCGGGGTTCTTCCGGGCGGAAATGGGAGAAATTGGCAGATTCTTTGAAGCATTGCGACATCTTTGATGGGAAATGGGTGAAAGACGAGTCGTATCCGCTCTATCCGGGAGGATCCTGTCCTCTCATCGACGAGTCGTTCGATTGCTTCCTCAATGGACGGCAGGATAACAGCTATCAGAAGCTCAGATGGAAACCCAATCGCTGTGAGATCCccag ATTGAATGCGACGGATATGCTGGAGAGATTGAGAGGGAAACGGGTAGTTTTCGTCGGTGATTCCCTCAATAGAAACATGTGGGAATCGCTGGTTTGCATTTTGCGGAACTCAGTTCAAGATAAAAGTAAGGTGTTTGAGGCATCTGGTCGGAAGGAATTCCGAACAGAGGGTTCTTACGCTTTTGTATTCAAA GATTATAATTGTTCTGTTGAGTTCTTCCGGTCTCCCTTCCTTGTTCGAGAATGGGAGGCTCCGGAGTCGAATGGAACAACGAAGGAGACGCTTCGGCTTGATCTGATCGAGCGGCATTCTTCTAAGTACAAGAATGCTGATGTGATCATCTTCAACACTGGGCATTGGTGGACTCATGAGAAGACTTCCAAAGG GAAGGATTATTACCAAGAAGGTAGCCATATATATGGAAAATTGAATGTTGTCGAAGCATTTCGGAAAGCTCTCACAACATGGGCAAGATGGGTTGATGCCAATGTGAATCCGAATAAGACCCAGGTTTTCTTCAGAGGCTACTCTGCCTCCCATTTCAG TGGTGGGCAGTGGAATTCTGGTGGGGCATGCGACAGAGAGACAGAACCTATCAAGAATGAGAAATATCTGGCGCCCTATCCGCCTAAGATGAATGTATTGGAGAGGGTTATTAGGGGAACGAAAACGCCCATTAATTACTTGAACATCACGAGATTGACCGATTACAGGAAAGATGCACACCCTTCGATCTACCGGAAGAAGAAGCTGACGCCTGAGGAGCGGAGATCACCCGAGCGGTACCAGGACTGCAGCCATTGGTGCCTGCCCGGCGTGCCAGACATCTGGAACGAGCTTCTCTATGCCCAGCTCCTAATCAAGCTAGGGAGACActga